A window of Candidatus Dadabacteria bacterium genomic DNA:
TTTCTCTCTATGATGGCTATCTTGGTCTCAACTTCCGGCGGCTGTATGTCGGCCGTAAGCCCCCACTCGAACCTGGATTTCAGGCGCTCCTCGAAGTTCTTCATCATGCTCGGCGGCTTGTCGCTAGTTATGACGATCTGCTTTTTCGCGGTGTAGAGGGAGTTAAACGTGTGAAAGAATTCCTCCTGCGTGCTGTCCTTGCCGGCGATGAACTGTATGTCGTCTATCAGCAGGACGTCGCAGTTCAGCCTGTAGAGGTTCCTGAACTTGTCCATCGAACCTGTCTTTATGCTCTGCACCACCCCGTTTGTGAAGTGCTCGGCTGAGATGCAGAAGGTATTCAGGCGGGTTCCGTACTTTTTGAGTATGTGGTTCCCGATGGAGTGGAGGAGGTGGGTCTTCCCGAGGCCCACTCCGCTGTGTATGAAAAGAGGGTTGTAGGCCATTCCCGGGTTCTCCGCTATGGCGTATGAGGCGGCGTGGGCGAACTGGTTGCTGGGCCCGACGACGAAGTTGTCAAACGTGTTGGATGAACTGAAAAAGCTCGCTGTCTGGGGATCGTGCGGTTCTCTGGTTCCCCCGTTGTCCAGGACCCTGTCTTTTTTACTTTCCCGGGCAACGGAGTTCTCCTCGCCCGCATCTATGGTTACTTGGAAGCCTTCTTTTCCGTAGAGGTTGAGGGCAGCGTCGTTTATCAGCTGCAGGTAGTGGTTTTTTACCCAGAGGGCCTGGAAGTGGGTTTTCGCCTCAAGCGTGACCATCTTCCCCTCGATTTTTGCGACTTTTATGGAAAACAGCCATGAGGGGGGAAAGTAAAGGTCTTTCTTGACGCCTTCGAGAACGGCGTCCCAGTCAAACTCTATTTTTTGTTCCGATTTGTAGTTTTCAGCAGCTAGGTTGTCGTGCGCAACTTCCTCTGTCTTTTTCAACAGCTCTTCTCCTGAAAAGCAAAGAACAACCCTAAAACGGATACTTCAGAAAAGATCCCAACCCACCCTTCGGAAAGTGGAATTTAATTCTAATTGCATCGGTTTTTAGTGTCAAGAAAAACAGCTTCTCCACCCGCCCGAAACCCCGCTTCTGTGCCTGTGTACAGGGGAGAAAAATTTTTTTTGGATGTTCCGGCTCAATTGACACGCAACTGCGTTTACAATACAATTTCTAACTGCAAATGGGTGAAGAAGATGCCTTGAGATT
This region includes:
- the dnaA gene encoding chromosomal replication initiator protein DnaA, coding for MKKTEEVAHDNLAAENYKSEQKIEFDWDAVLEGVKKDLYFPPSWLFSIKVAKIEGKMVTLEAKTHFQALWVKNHYLQLINDAALNLYGKEGFQVTIDAGEENSVARESKKDRVLDNGGTREPHDPQTASFFSSSNTFDNFVVGPSNQFAHAASYAIAENPGMAYNPLFIHSGVGLGKTHLLHSIGNHILKKYGTRLNTFCISAEHFTNGVVQSIKTGSMDKFRNLYRLNCDVLLIDDIQFIAGKDSTQEEFFHTFNSLYTAKKQIVITSDKPPSMMKNFEERLKSRFEWGLTADIQPPEVETKIAIIERKAEEEQIEIPADVASFVAQNVLSNIRELEGSVNKLFAYSKMFRERITLELAKQLLSNLVKKETPKIITIDLIQKEVSSFFELTVKDLKSSQKQKKVSEPRQIAMFLSRKYTSSSFPEIGNRFGGKNHSTVVHAVKNVEKKIGSDPSVSTAVTALSTTLEKFITS